The Triplophysa dalaica isolate WHDGS20190420 chromosome 20, ASM1584641v1, whole genome shotgun sequence genome segment TGGAATAGCAGTTTGTTAAATGTAACCcacatgattttattttcatacagTGACTGGTGACTGGCACGAGATGAAAACTGTGATGGAGGGAGACGTTCTTAATCTACCAACAGGAAAAACTGAACCCAGGAGTCTTGAAGACGTGATGTGGCTGTTTGAAAGAGGTGACCGAACTTTCCGTATTGCACAGATGTATCAAGGATTTTCACCCTTTTATGATAAGAGTCTAACAGACCGAGTGGAGATGGATCCACATACAGGATCTTTGAGCATCTATAACATCAGCACCACTGAATCTGGACTCTACACAGCATCACTCACCATTAATGGATTTGTCACAAGGAAGAAGATCAAAGTTGATGTTTATGGTGAGTATCAGCTGTATAATTGAACagagatgtttaaaaacagagtaTTCTGAATAACTGATGTTTCTTGTGTTAAAGCATCAGTTTCTCTTCCGGCTGTTAGCAACTCATTTACAGACACCCAGACTCAAGGTGAGTGCCATTGTCCTGCAGTTTCTGAagttaaattcatgttttttacatttacagagaTTTGCGTGAAGAATAACTGATGAATGAACGTCACAGGTACATCACAGGAGAAGTATGAATTCTGCTCTGTTGTCTGCTCTGTGAAAAATGATCGAGACGTCTTCATCTCATGGTATAAAGGAGATGAAATAGTGAATCACAGCAGTAGTTCTGATCTCAGCATTAATCTCAGTTTACCTTTAAAACTTCATTATAATGATACAGAATCATACAGCTGCACCGCTGCAAACCCAGTGAGCCATAAAAGCATCCGTCTACACATGAAACACCTCTGTCCACATTATGAAGGTAAAATAACACAGACGTACATCAGGAAGTCTCTTCCTACCACAACCACATTTGTGCCACTTCACACAGACAAACTGTTTCCTGGTAAAGAGAATGTGTATAAGAATGACTCCAGCAGAATCTTTTCATCTACAGACTGTCTGAAGCATTGTGGAGATGTTGAAGTTCTGATCCGCTTGATTCTGTCTGCTCTGGTGGGACTTGCTACTGTTGTGTTTCTGCTTGAACACATGTACTTCTGGTCTGTTCAGGGAAGACTTTAAGAGTTTAGTCAAATGAGACGGtcaagacagagacagaaactTCTTCAAGACCACAATCTTTATTTGTAATGATAAAAAGCGGATCAAattaagtcattttatttactttaggtGTAGCAATTTCAACAAAGTCACATGAAGCCGAAGTGCAACttcagattttcagtctttttATTGCATTGTAACAATTACATTCTGGGCTGAATGCCCATACTCAGCTTGTTGACTTGTCAGTGTTAACTGCATTGAATAAACATCACATTATCAACCGCAAATAATGTTGGAAAAATGTAGAAGTTTCAAAAAATCATCATCATTCTGATCAgtatttgctttagttgggtTCTTGATTCTTGCGTTTTAACATAAGGTTTTATTGTCTCTTATGATAGTGTGctaaaatacaattgttcagGCTATGAAGATCCATTGTGATAAGCTAATAATGATTGTAGTCTTTGTGCAGTTGCCTAAATATATTTGCTGATGAGTGCATCGTGTTATTAAATTATAAGTTTTGTCTGATGCTACAGTGTGAGATTAAAGCAGTGGTATGGCTTATTATACTTCTTTGAATTGTAagaaaatacaacaacaaaaaaaagttaatcagCGAATCTATCAGACATCAAGTATCAGTGTGTGATACTCAGCAAAAGTGACAATCAACTAAAGAAAGCATGTTGCAAGCATACTGGGTAACATTTCATCTGTTCAACTGAATTattttgatgattgtcaccattgttaaggtttgtatgatgagtgttgatgtcaggaaaaacttgttttaaactTGGTTTAATTTGGCACAGTAGCGTTGTGAACGAGAACACTCAAATCAGTTCATCAActcttttgtattatttatcaaCTTTTTAACAGCTCAACACTCAagagtccaactaaagcaaacatatacagtatatctcatagaagtgagtacacccctcacattttagtaaatgttttataatatattttcatgtgacaacaatggagaaatgacactttgctacacTGTAAAGTAGTgcgtgtacagcttgtatatcagtgtacatttgctgtcccgtcaaaataactcaacacacagccattaatgtctaaactgttggcaacaaaagtgagtacacccccaagtgaaaatgtccaaattgggcccaaagtgtcaatataTTGTGTGGCCACTATTATTGACCAGTACTGCCTTAAACCTCTtgggcatggagttcaccagagcttcacaggttgccGCTGAAGTCCTTTTCCACATGTTGTTGGATACTAGAGACCTTGTGCTCCTCCACCGttgaggatgccccacagaagctcaatagggtttaggtctggagacatTCTTTCCCAGTCCATCACCTTTACCCACCGCTTCTTAATCAAGGCAGTGGTCATCTTGGAGGTGTGTTTGGGGTCATTATCATGCTGGAATACTGCCCTGCGGCCCAGTCTCTAAAAGGAGGGGATCGTGCTCTGCTTCAGACAGTCACAATACATGAtggcattcatggttccctAAACTGTTACTCACAGTACATGATGGGattcatggttccctcaatgaactgtaaCTCCACAGTGCCGGCAGCACTCATGCAGCCCCAGACTATGACACACCCACCACCGTGCTTGACTGTAGGCAAGACACACTTGTCTTTATACTCCTCACCTGGTTGCCGCCACACGCTTCacaccatctgaaccaaataagtttatcctggtctcatcagaccacaggacatggttccagtaatccccttggcaatcttcttatagcctaggccatctttatgtagggcaacaattcttttttttatcctAAGAGAGTTCCTTGTCATGAGGTGCCATGTTCAACTTGCAGTGACCagaatgagagagtgagagccataacaccaaatttaacacacctgctccACATgcacacctgagaccttgtaaTACTAACGGATCACATGACACCAGGGAGGGAAAATggctaattgggcccaatttttgacatttacacTTGGGGAGGCTCTGTTTTTGCAAGCAGTTATGACAccaatggctgtgtgttgagttatttttaggggacagcaaatttgcACTGTTAAACAAGTTGTTCACTCCCTTCTATACATTGTAGAAAAGTGTCaattcttcagtgttgtcacataaaaatatataataaaatactgtatttacaaaaatgtgaggggtgtactcacttctgtgagatattGTATACTTCATAAATGTTTCTTCGTTGGAATGAGAGTAAAATCATCGGACTCGGTCGAGACCAACTTGATCAAGTCCGAGTGCAGATACCAGAAAAATGTCTTGAGTCCGGACTCAAGAATTACACCACTGCATTATGGTTATATCTTATTCCGTGTGTGGGCAGTGTTGTTTTTCTTGGTTTAGCTTTTCTTGTCCAGCCGTGTtgcaaattgtgaaaagcgcttcATAAATAAACTGAGTTTAATTGACTTGCTTTCTTGTGTCCATGTATTTCTCAATCCCTGTAAACATTGAGCTGTGTTCAGTCATTGGTTCATTTTGTGCACTgttgatgaaaaaaaaatgaaaaaaaacccctctaacttagctctgtatactgtgttaggttatatgacgccagtcttcttttttgattgcacttatgcttttgttgttctTATGCCGACCCAATTGCTAACCCCacctgtaaatcgctttggataaaagcgtccgctaAATGactaactgtaaatgtaaatgtaatgcgaAAGAGGGATACACATAGTATAACAGAGACATGGGCATAGACACAATGCGTTTATACAAAAGACTAAAAGTTCAAGTTCAGATGGTTGAGCAATAAGGGTTAGTAACTGAAAATCTGTCCAATTACATACCACCACTGTGTTCTTGAATGAGCCAcagaatcaataaaataaataagtaatgtGTAAAAGAAAGGCCATCATTTTTGGCGAAAGAAATTCAAGCCGTTGAGGTGAATTTCAGGCTTTTACCCTGTGCCAATATAGTTTTAACTAAActgaaaaacatcataaaagaTAACAGATTCCACATATTATAATCatatcttgtgtgtatgtgtcggAAAAATGTGCTTGTTTATAGTTTGGTTTAACCATTTCTTTAGCTTTAAGGGGATTTATAGTAGGAATAGAATGTGTTATCTAAACttcaacaaacataaataattaatattgatgAAGCCTTAGATCCCAGTATTATTTTATAGTGATTTTAAAGTCTTTAATTCAATGAAAACAAGTTGTAAGTCCTGTGTATAAAATATCTGCTCAGAGGAGTGACCAGGCTGAGCTATCTCTTGTCTGTGTTGCTCcttgcaagaaaaaaacttttgaacatTACCCTGAATCTTTTCAAGTGATTTGTATGTGACATCAAATTTGCTGAATTATAGTTATGCCCACGTTTAGGCtcctgataaaaaaaaaaaaacactggagagattttttatgttgaaatagtttttatagaatatattactttatataaaatatttatgcatatacaaaatataacatacaaaattatttatgtatatacaaaaatataaatattgatgaCCCAGTGAAGGGCTCTCCTGTCTGCCCCAGCAACTGttataaaacacagaaatgaaGTACACCAGAAGACTGTTGTAGGAATAATGATAGATTCTCTCTTCAGTCCATTTTGACTGAAGATCCTCATGTACCTACTTAGCAATTGAGGTGGTGTTGATAGGCCATGAGagatacaaataaatatgtaagtctcaaaacatttcataatgACTGGTGTAAGTGCATATAATTGTTCTAAGGCTACAAATAACTTCGTTTTAGCAAAAGAATAATTGTGGCATAATTCAGACAAAATGAAATTGTGGATATACACTGGAATTGAAGATAAAAATAGCGGAGTTTGGTGGTCTGTCTTCAGATGTGTCTTGAAGGTTGTGATGCACTCAGCAGACTGTGATGTCGTCAGGACCTGAGGTATTTACATCACTGGCAACAGAGGTTGATGGTTCTGGGGACTTTCATTGTCTATGGTTATGACAGAATCCGTAGATGTTTCGTCACGTTCTGAAGAGTTGGCAGACATGCCACAGTGTGTTTCCTGTACCCTTTTAAACCAGTTTTTGATTTTCTAGAGTGCAAGAAGGAAAG includes the following:
- the LOC130409237 gene encoding uncharacterized protein LOC130409237 isoform X3 — its product is MKTVMEGDVLNLPTGKTEPRSLEDVMWLFERGDRTFRIAQMYQGFSPFYDKSLTDRVEMDPHTGSLSIYNISTTESGLYTASLTINGFVTRKKIKVDVYASVSLPAVSNSFTDTQTQESYSCTAANPVSHKSIRLHMKHLCPHYEGKITQTYIRKSLPTTTTFVPLHTDKLFPGKENVYKNDSSRIFSSTDCLKHCGDVEVLIRLILSALVGLATVVFLLEHMYFWSVQGRL
- the LOC130409237 gene encoding uncharacterized protein LOC130409237 isoform X4, with product MKTVMEGDVLNLPTGKTEPRSLEDVMWLFERGDRTFRIAQMYQGFSPFYDKSLTDRVEMDPHTGSLSIYNISTTESGLYTASLTINGFVTRKKIKVDVYASVSLPAVSNSFTDTQTQESYSCTAANPVSHKSIRLHMKHLCPHYEDCLKHCGDVEVLIRLILSALVGLATVVFLLEHMYFWSVQGRL
- the LOC130409237 gene encoding uncharacterized protein LOC130409237 isoform X1; this translates as MKTVMEGDVLNLPTGKTEPRSLEDVMWLFERGDRTFRIAQMYQGFSPFYDKSLTDRVEMDPHTGSLSIYNISTTESGLYTASLTINGFVTRKKIKVDVYASVSLPAVSNSFTDTQTQGTSQEKYEFCSVVCSVKNDRDVFISWYKGDEIVNHSSSSDLSINLSLPLKLHYNDTESYSCTAANPVSHKSIRLHMKHLCPHYEGKITQTYIRKSLPTTTTFVPLHTDKLFPGKENVYKNDSSRIFSSTDCLKHCGDVEVLIRLILSALVGLATVVFLLEHMYFWSVQGRL
- the LOC130409237 gene encoding CD48 antigen-like isoform X2; translated protein: MKTVMEGDVLNLPTGKTEPRSLEDVMWLFERGDRTFRIAQMYQGFSPFYDKSLTDRVEMDPHTGSLSIYNISTTESGLYTASLTINGFVTRKKIKVDVYASVSLPAVSNSFTDTQTQGTSQEKYEFCSVVCSVKNDRDVFISWYKGDEIVNHSSSSDLSINLSLPLKLHYNDTESYSCTAANPVSHKSIRLHMKHLCPHYEDCLKHCGDVEVLIRLILSALVGLATVVFLLEHMYFWSVQGRL